One window of the Eucalyptus grandis isolate ANBG69807.140 chromosome 8, ASM1654582v1, whole genome shotgun sequence genome contains the following:
- the LOC104451634 gene encoding chloride channel protein CLC-d isoform X1 — protein MLSNHLQNGMETARLVWSRLPNTEDGEFDAVGISKKSDGSSVESLDYEVIENYAYREEQAQRGKVYFVYQVAVKWFFALLIGIGTGLAAVFINISVENFAGWKFQLTFNIIQKSYFAGFLIYVLFNLALVLSSVYIVTNFAPAAAGSGIPEIKGYLNGVDIHGILFFRTLIGKIFGSIGSVGGGLALGKEGPLVHTGACIASLLGQGGSTKYHVSSRWLQVFKSDRDRRDLVTCGCAAGVAAAFRAPVGGVLFALEEVTSWWRSQLMWRVFFTSAIVAVVVRTAMGWCKSGKCGHFGAGGFIIWDISGAQEDYSFQELLPMAVIGVIGGLLGALFNQLTLYITHWRRNYLHKKGNRVKIIEACLISLLTSVISFGVPLLRKCTPCPETDPSSGIQCPRSPGMYGNYVEFYCGRKTEYNDLATIFFNTQDDAIRNLFSAKTIHEYSAQSLLTFLVMFYTLAVITFGSAVPAGQFVPGIMIGSTYGRLVGMFVVNFYKKLNIEEGTYALLGAASFLGGSMRMTVSLCVIMVEITNNLKLLPLIMLVLLISKAVGDAFNEGLYEEQARLRGIPLLESRPKYRMRKMTAKEGCGSQKVISLPRVVKVSDVASILRSNKHNGFPVIDHTRNGETLVIGLMLRSHLLVLLHSKVDFQHSPLACEGSGIIRHNFNEFVKPATSRGLSIDDIHLSSDDLEMYIDLAPFLNPSPYVVPEDMSLTKVYNLFRQLGLRHIFVVPRASHVIGLITRKDLLIEEENEDLDTVELQSTSVRGRRPDRRVNGTADMEDPLLNDLLVQNRTSS, from the exons ATGCTGTCGAATCACCTGCAGAACGGTATGGAGACGGCCAGGCTCGTCTGGTCCCGGCTCCCGAACACGGAGGACGGCGAGTTCGACGCGGTCGGCATCTCGAAGAAGAGCGACGGCAGCAGCGTCGAGAGCCTCGACTACGAGGTCATCGAGAACTATGCCTACCGAGAAGAGCAg GCGCAAAGAGGGAAGGTGTATTTTGTGTATCAAGTGGCGGTGAAGTGGTTCTTTGCTTTGCTCATTGGAATTG GTACTGGATTAGCTGCTGTTTTCATCAATATATCAGTCGAGAACTTTGCTGGATGGAAGTTCCAATTGACGTTTAATATAATTCAAAAATCCTATTTCGCTGGTTTTCTGATATATGTATTATTCAACTTGGCTCTAGTGCTGTCTTCTGTATATATAGTTACAAATTTTGCACCAGCAGCTGCTGGTTCTGGCATTCCTGAAATTAAGGGTTATCTAAATG GAGTTGATATACATGGCATTCTTTTCTTTAGAACTTTGATTGGAAAG ATATTCGGGAGCATTGGCTCTGTTGGGGGTGGCCTAGCTCTTGGAAAGGAGGGTCCTCTTGTTCATACGGGTGCTTGTATTGCTTCATTGCTTGGACAA GGGGGATCCACAAAATATCATGTGAGTTCGAGGTGGCTTCAAGTCTTCAAGAGTGATCGGGATCGCCGTGATCTT GTTACCTGTGGATGTGCTGCTGGAGTTGCTGCTGCCTTCAGAGCCCCAGTTGGTGGCGTTCTATTTGCGTTGGAAGAAGTTACGTCATG GTGGAGGAGTCAACTTATGTGGCGTGTTTTCTTCACTTCTGCAATTGTTGCTGTTGTCGTACGAACTGCAATGGGTTGGTGTAAAAGCGGAAAGTGTGGACATTTTGGCGCGGGTGGATTCATAATATGGGACATATCAGG TGCTCAAGAGGATTACTCATTTCAGGAGTTACTGCCAATGGCTGTCATCGGAGTTATTGGGGGTCTCCTTG GGGCATTATTTAACCAGCTTACTCTATATATAACTCACTGGCGTCGAAATTATCTGCACAAGAAAGGAAATCGTGTCAAG ATAATTGAAGCATGCCTCATATCTCTGCTAACATCAGTGATATCCTTCGGTGTACCATTACTGCGAAAATGCACTCCGTGTCCTGAAACAGATCCCTCTTCTGGTATACAATGCCCAAGGTCTCCAGGAATGTATGGAAATTATGTGgag TTTTACTGTGGAAGAAAAACTGAGTACAATGATCTTGCTACTATTTTCTTTAACACGCAG GATGATGCCATCAGGAACTTGTTTAGTGCAAAGACAATTCATGAGTACAGTGCCCAAAGTTTGTTGACCTTTCTG GTTATGTTTTATACGTTAGCAGTGATCACATTTGGTTCTGCTGTTCCTGCTGGTCAGTTTGTTCCTGGAATAATGATAGGATCGACATACGGACGCCTGGTTGGCATGTTTGTTGTCAACTTTTACAAGAAGCTTAACATTGAGGAGGGAAC GTATGCATTATTGGGTGCTGCTTCCTTCCTTGGTGGTTCAATGCGGATGACTGTGTCGCTTTGTGTCATTATGGTTGaaataacaaacaatttgaaACTTTTGCCCCTTATCATGCTTGTTCTTCTTATATCGAAG GCTGTTGGTGATGCTTTTAATGAAGGTCTCTATGAAGAGCAGGCCAGGTTGAGGGGTATTCCATTGTTAGAATCAAGACCTAAATACCGGATGCGCAAAATGACAGCGAAAGAGGGTTGTGGAAGCCAAAAG GTGATTTCCTTGCCGCGTGTTGTCAAGGTCTCTGATGTAGCATCTATCTTGCGGAGCAACAAACACAATGGTTTTCCT GTAATAGATCATACAAGAAATGGAGAAACACTCGTCATAGGGTTAATGCTGCGCAG CCATTTATTGGTGCTTCTGCACTCTAAAGTAGATTTCCAGCACAGTCCATTGGCCTGTGAGGGATCTGGGATTATTAG GCACAATTTCAATGAGTTTGTCAAACCTGCTACCAGTAGAGGATTGTCTATTGATGATATACATTTAAGCTCTGATGACTTGGAAATGTATATAGATCTAGCACCATTTTTAAATCCCTCTCCTTATGTAGTCCCTGAAGACATGTCTCTGACAAAG GTTTACAACCTTTTCCGCCAGCTGGGTTTGAGACATATATTTGTGGTGCCTCGCGCATCTCATGTTATTGGTTTGATCACGAGAAAGGATTTGCTGATTGAAGAG GAAAATGAAGATTTGGATACAGTGGAGCTTCAATCGACCAGTGTAAG AGGTCGACGCCCTGATAGAAGAGTCAATGGGACTGCGGATATGGAGGATCCACTTCTGAATGATCTCCTGGTCCAAAATCGTACATCAAGCTAA
- the LOC104451634 gene encoding chloride channel protein CLC-d isoform X2: MLSNHLQNGMETARLVWSRLPNTEDGEFDAVGISKKSDGSSVESLDYEVIENYAYREEQAQRGKVYFVYQVAVKWFFALLIGIGTGLAAVFINISVENFAGWKFQLTFNIIQKSYFAGFLIYVLFNLALVLSSVYIVTNFAPAAAGSGIPEIKGYLNGVDIHGILFFRTLIGKIFGSIGSVGGGLALGKEGPLVHTGACIASLLGQGGSTKYHVSSRWLQVFKSDRDRRDLVTCGCAAGVAAAFRAPVGGVLFALEEVTSWWRSQLMWRVFFTSAIVAVVVRTAMGWCKSGKCGHFGAGGFIIWDISGAQEDYSFQELLPMAVIGVIGGLLGALFNQLTLYITHWRRNYLHKKGNRVKIIEACLISLLTSVISFGVPLLRKCTPCPETDPSSGIQCPRSPGMYGNYVEFYCGRKTEYNDLATIFFNTQDDAIRNLFSAKTIHEYSAQSLLTFLVMFYTLAVITFGSAVPAGQFVPGIMIGSTYGRLVGMFVVNFYKKLNIEEGTYALLGAASFLGGSMRMTVSLCVIMVEITNNLKLLPLIMLVLLISKAVGDAFNEGLYEEQARLRGIPLLESRPKYRMRKMTAKEGCGSQKVISLPRVVKVSDVASILRSNKHNGFPVIDHTRNGETLVIGLMLRSHLLVLLHSKVDFQHSPLACEGSGIIRHNFNEFVKPATSRGLSIDDIHLSSDDLEMYIDLAPFLNPSPYVVPEDMSLTKVYNLFRQLGLRHIFVVPRASHVIGLITRKDLLIEEENEDLDTVELQSTSRSTP, encoded by the exons ATGCTGTCGAATCACCTGCAGAACGGTATGGAGACGGCCAGGCTCGTCTGGTCCCGGCTCCCGAACACGGAGGACGGCGAGTTCGACGCGGTCGGCATCTCGAAGAAGAGCGACGGCAGCAGCGTCGAGAGCCTCGACTACGAGGTCATCGAGAACTATGCCTACCGAGAAGAGCAg GCGCAAAGAGGGAAGGTGTATTTTGTGTATCAAGTGGCGGTGAAGTGGTTCTTTGCTTTGCTCATTGGAATTG GTACTGGATTAGCTGCTGTTTTCATCAATATATCAGTCGAGAACTTTGCTGGATGGAAGTTCCAATTGACGTTTAATATAATTCAAAAATCCTATTTCGCTGGTTTTCTGATATATGTATTATTCAACTTGGCTCTAGTGCTGTCTTCTGTATATATAGTTACAAATTTTGCACCAGCAGCTGCTGGTTCTGGCATTCCTGAAATTAAGGGTTATCTAAATG GAGTTGATATACATGGCATTCTTTTCTTTAGAACTTTGATTGGAAAG ATATTCGGGAGCATTGGCTCTGTTGGGGGTGGCCTAGCTCTTGGAAAGGAGGGTCCTCTTGTTCATACGGGTGCTTGTATTGCTTCATTGCTTGGACAA GGGGGATCCACAAAATATCATGTGAGTTCGAGGTGGCTTCAAGTCTTCAAGAGTGATCGGGATCGCCGTGATCTT GTTACCTGTGGATGTGCTGCTGGAGTTGCTGCTGCCTTCAGAGCCCCAGTTGGTGGCGTTCTATTTGCGTTGGAAGAAGTTACGTCATG GTGGAGGAGTCAACTTATGTGGCGTGTTTTCTTCACTTCTGCAATTGTTGCTGTTGTCGTACGAACTGCAATGGGTTGGTGTAAAAGCGGAAAGTGTGGACATTTTGGCGCGGGTGGATTCATAATATGGGACATATCAGG TGCTCAAGAGGATTACTCATTTCAGGAGTTACTGCCAATGGCTGTCATCGGAGTTATTGGGGGTCTCCTTG GGGCATTATTTAACCAGCTTACTCTATATATAACTCACTGGCGTCGAAATTATCTGCACAAGAAAGGAAATCGTGTCAAG ATAATTGAAGCATGCCTCATATCTCTGCTAACATCAGTGATATCCTTCGGTGTACCATTACTGCGAAAATGCACTCCGTGTCCTGAAACAGATCCCTCTTCTGGTATACAATGCCCAAGGTCTCCAGGAATGTATGGAAATTATGTGgag TTTTACTGTGGAAGAAAAACTGAGTACAATGATCTTGCTACTATTTTCTTTAACACGCAG GATGATGCCATCAGGAACTTGTTTAGTGCAAAGACAATTCATGAGTACAGTGCCCAAAGTTTGTTGACCTTTCTG GTTATGTTTTATACGTTAGCAGTGATCACATTTGGTTCTGCTGTTCCTGCTGGTCAGTTTGTTCCTGGAATAATGATAGGATCGACATACGGACGCCTGGTTGGCATGTTTGTTGTCAACTTTTACAAGAAGCTTAACATTGAGGAGGGAAC GTATGCATTATTGGGTGCTGCTTCCTTCCTTGGTGGTTCAATGCGGATGACTGTGTCGCTTTGTGTCATTATGGTTGaaataacaaacaatttgaaACTTTTGCCCCTTATCATGCTTGTTCTTCTTATATCGAAG GCTGTTGGTGATGCTTTTAATGAAGGTCTCTATGAAGAGCAGGCCAGGTTGAGGGGTATTCCATTGTTAGAATCAAGACCTAAATACCGGATGCGCAAAATGACAGCGAAAGAGGGTTGTGGAAGCCAAAAG GTGATTTCCTTGCCGCGTGTTGTCAAGGTCTCTGATGTAGCATCTATCTTGCGGAGCAACAAACACAATGGTTTTCCT GTAATAGATCATACAAGAAATGGAGAAACACTCGTCATAGGGTTAATGCTGCGCAG CCATTTATTGGTGCTTCTGCACTCTAAAGTAGATTTCCAGCACAGTCCATTGGCCTGTGAGGGATCTGGGATTATTAG GCACAATTTCAATGAGTTTGTCAAACCTGCTACCAGTAGAGGATTGTCTATTGATGATATACATTTAAGCTCTGATGACTTGGAAATGTATATAGATCTAGCACCATTTTTAAATCCCTCTCCTTATGTAGTCCCTGAAGACATGTCTCTGACAAAG GTTTACAACCTTTTCCGCCAGCTGGGTTTGAGACATATATTTGTGGTGCCTCGCGCATCTCATGTTATTGGTTTGATCACGAGAAAGGATTTGCTGATTGAAGAG GAAAATGAAGATTTGGATACAGTGGAGCTTCAATCGACCAGT AGGTCGACGCCCTGA